aaatataatcagcCATTCTGAATAAAATCCAAGTggcttttaattttaaaatgcagctTTCACAGCACTTCATCTTCTGTCATGGCATTCATTTCACAGAGGATCTAAAATGCTTTGTTGTGGTGCTATTGTTCCTCATCCAAATTCTTCCCACAATATTTCAAAGGCAACAGCCAGTGGAGTAGTTTGCAGCCAGTATTAAATGGAGGTGTTAACTGTGTGGGCTGCCTTTGTTCGCAGGAGGAAACGTTTATAAATCGAGTCGAGGTGAAGGTGAAGATCCCAGAGGAGCTGAAGCCCTGGCTGGTGGATGACTGGGACCTGATCACCCGACAGAAACAGGTGACTGAGGGTCTGTCTGGACCCAGAGAAGAGGGCGAAAAGACGAGAAGAGCTATGGTTGGCATTCACTTCTTAATCGTCCTGCACTCAGAATAGCTTCCCTGTCAGTCCTCTTCACACCATGGAGCACACAGGGCCTCACAATCACCCCCTGGATGCTCATCATCTCGTTGACAAAACGCCACATTTCGTTTTGGTAAAGGACTGTAATGTATCGCGGCGCATGCTGTTGTGATTAGTATTCCACTCATCTGAGGGACCTTTTTGAAAATTCGATCTTGCAGCTCTGTGAACCCAGACTGCGTGTCCCCTCTAATGTTTATACTGATTTATGTCTTCCAGCTGTTTCACCTGCCTGCCAAAAAGAATGTTGACACTGTTTTGGAGGACTATGCAAACTATAAGAAATCAAGAGGCAGCTCTGACAATAAGTAAGTAAGGGAATGATTGCAAGTGCAGTTGGGATGTAATTACACATTATTAAAGcaaactgaacaaaacaatcaaatagCTGGGTCAAACAGCTGTGGTTTGGTTTAAATATTTGAACGTTTGTCCGACTTTTACAGTTATTTCACTGAATAGATGCCAacagttatattttaatatactcCAGATGGATTAAGGCACAGGTTTGATATGAGTGTCGGAACAATTTTCAGAGCAGCAACTAGATGCATCTGCTCGGGAAAAATACAAAGTGACTGAAATACTTAAAATACCTAGTCGAGCTAGAATACAAAATGATTAATTTTGTGTTGGAAAATTCAgagtttataaaataaagtatatattcCTATGGTGAGTTTTGCAGGCCGTGTGATGTTGATGCATTTTGGTCTGATCTTCTGGTCTCCGTAGAGTGCTTGGCTGGCAGTGGCGAGAGACTGCAGTGTGGTAATTGGGTTGATCGTCAGGTTCTGGGAGGCTGTGCTGTTAGTTTGAGAGGAGAGGTTTTCGTCCGTCTGGTGTTTACCCCCCCTATCCTCACCATCCTTCCCACAGAGAGTACGCTGTAAACGAAGTGGTTGCCGGGATCCGGGAGTACTTCAATGTGATGCTGGGCACGCAGCTGCTGTACAAGTTCGAGAGGCCACAGTATGCTGAGATTTTGGCCGACCATCCCGATGCCCCCATGTCCCAGGTCTACGGGGCGCCGCACCTGCTGAGGCTCTTCGGTACGTGTCCTGTTCGTAGCGCCGCAAAGACGCACGGCGGGAGAGCGACGGCTACTCGCACAGCAGCTGCTTTTCCAAAGTGTGGTCGTGCGTGTCCAAGGTGCTGTAAAACGGAGGAGAATGGGACAGAGATCATAGCTGTAATCTGAGTATACAGGCTCTGTTTTTTTTATGGTTCTGCATTGTTAACCCTGTCCAAAAACTGCAGTCACATGACGCTGTTGCTTTATGCTTTCTGTCAGGGTGCAGAATCTTGCCAAAAATAATCACCTGTGTcagatttcagttttgtatttcatgtttttaatggcATACACCCCTTATACAGGGTGCCCTACAGGTGtccaaaatacacatttcaagaagCCGTACAGCATGAGCACGAAGACACATTTTATGGTGTAACTGCAGTCCTAAATGAGAAATGTTTCTAGCAAACCGTTAGTGACGTAACGTGTGTATTCACAAAGTGTCTAGtttgtttatgcatttatttgttcatttggaTTCTTTAAAACTCTAGTAGCTAAAGCCTCAGTTACACATTTGAAACATACTCTTAATGAATCgctataatttgttttaatttaaaatgtaataggcTGGAAGCATCTGTCAGCTCCTTTGTTATATCGGCAAAAATATACTGTTACTCATTAGTGTTCCAATTTAATGgattaagttatttttaaaaggattaCCTTATGCAGATCAACACTAACAGCTGCTTTGTTCAGGGGTGAATTTTAATGTGGACATTAAAAGAATAGCCTGCAATGTATGAATcccattaaataaattaagtcTCATTGGACACCCAGTTCAGCATAGATGTGGATGTTAATAATGCTGTGAAATATTTAAGTTTCTTGTCAGCATGGATTTGGCAGTTTGTCGGACAGCTGGTGTTTGATCACACACCCATTTTAAAGATAATCTGCAATGTCTGCTTCCTGTGCTACTTTAAAAAGTTAATTGTTCCTGCTCCCTCTAACGTGCCACTTCCTGACAGTTTGTGGATTACTCCATTACCTGGTACCTCAAGATCGGGGACACTGTTCTCGGATTTAAAGTTCTTGTGGTGCACTTTGTGGTGTCCTTTTTTGCTATAGtgtggaggcctgtggaagtGGGCAGTCCACATGTGCTGCTCAGGGTGATGCTGCGCTGAAGGTTAACATTGCTAGTATATTGTCAGTTCCGAGCAGCAGTTAACCTTGGCAGCGACAGGGgcagcagctgtgtgtgtgctgataCAGGGCCAAGCTCTGTGAGGTTATCTGAAAGGGATGCAATGGTGTATTAATGAGTGGAGAGAGATGTCTGCCGAACAAGGGGTGTGTGTCTGAATTAGTTAAGCAGCCTAATTAACGGCACCACGATAATGAAGATGCTTCTGTTCAACAGTGCGGATTGGAGCTATGCTGGCCTACACGCCTCTGGATGAGAAGAGTCTGGCTCTGCTGCTCAACTACCTGCAGGACTTCTTGAAGTAAGCCATCGCCCTCCTGCAGTGCTAAATACACACCCTGAGCCGTGTGCTTCTGCAGAACAGGGATAACCGAGCTGATTGCCTCGTTCCAACTCCAGAAACCCAATTCCATTCTGAGCACTGAACTTCAGTGTCAAGGGAGGAAGCCCCCGACTGTGAAATTGCATTAAGCTGTAATCGGAGACCGAGGGTGGGCAGCCTGAGGGGGAAGGTTGGGGGAGGGGGCCTGCACAGCACAGGGGCTactgaaacaacaaaacagtgtTACACAGTTATACAACATCCCGTCACCTGAAGCATcctatcaaattaaaataagtaaatgaaactCGGGCTCaggtttgtgtgcatgtgtataaaCATTTACTTTCACTTGTCAGCGTAACAGAGTGGACCTGAGCAAAGTGACTGTGGCCACTGTGTGCTAATCCCTTCTAGTAAGCCAGTAAACCAGCAGAGTGGGCCAACCGCACATGCCATTGTCTCCCGAAGGCCTGTTAAGCCCTTTTTAAGATTTCCTTTCATGGAAGAAAACCCACATTCACAATGGGGAAACTCAGGTCCTGCgttgtcatttttgttttgtcgtTTTTTTCGATACCCTGATTTTCTTGGTCATGTGAAAGTAACCTTTCACCCTCTGAAATAGTACGTCAGTGATTTAACATGCCCCACAGAGAGGCTGTCTGAGTTTCACGTGTACTTGTCGGTGAGCAGGCACCTTCTGCACACCAGGGTTAATTAGCTCCTTGTCTCTCCTGTAAATCAGTACCAAATGAGATTCCCTTATTGGAAATGAGTACAAATGCAGCAAGGGATGTCATCTCAAGTAATAGACCTTGAAAATCCACTTACTTCAAAAGCACACACAACTTAAAGCTGTAGAATCCCAGCAGTAAAACTTTTCATTTAACTGTAGTGTCATTTTAGTCCTATGAATATGTACGTTTCTCTTGTTTAAAGTGAACCGTGAAATCTGGCGTTGATTAGGGGCCCTTTTTCCATTTTCTGAAATAGTTCTACGGCCTGAAAAGGGTTTAACTGAAGGTTTTTGAAAgcataaaaatatttaattgttcTAATTATGTTTCACAAATTAATCTGGAAAATCAGCTCTTAGCATCTGATTTTTTTCTATGCTCAGTAATAACTCGCACTAGTACATATTGAGCCCTTTGCTTAATAACAAACCTTGTGAAGATTTCTGGATAAATTGCTGACTTTCTCTACATAATCTTGCAGAGTTTGTTTAGTATATGTACCTTTTCAAAATAATTCTGTAGTATCGACTCAGTCAATTGAAAGGCATGTTTTTATACTATTCCTCCGCAGCCGTATTGTTAATGTGTTCATTGTCTGCTGCAGGTATTTGGTGAAGAACGCTTCCACACTGTTCAGCGCCGGTGACTACGAGGTCGCTCCCCCAGAGTATCACCGGAAAGCCGTCTGATGCCCGGTGCCGGCGAGAGGTTCCCCTGGGATCGGTACCTTGGGGGGGAAAGCATGAGCAGTTCTCACCAGCAGTGTATTCTAGACCATAGGTAATGGATTCAGCCCTTAAAGACCtttgaggaagaaaaaagaagagaCTTCATTATCAAGCCGACGTGTCAGGCACTGGCCTTAACGTGTGCACTGGAAAGAGACCTTGTAGAGCGACAGCGCTGCCGAGCTGCGCAGGGTGTTTGTGGTTGAGTTCAAGCTACGGTATGTTGTTCTGCACAGTGTCTACTGCTGCCTGAGGCAAAGTTTGGGAGACTAATTGAAATGGGTGTCAGTATTAGTGGGACGATTGCAACCACCACCTCCTAAATTTCCACTCCATTACCTTGGAATTTATCATTTGCAGCTGTTTTGAAAGCAgcaaagaatatatataatttttgtcAATTAAATCTGGTGTTCAACCAAGAACTCTAACATAATACAATGTGTTTTTACTGAAACACCAGATAGTTTTTGTTGATAATTGTcatactgtatataataaaatgCTGGCGCTTGTTTCTCACTTTGTAAGTTCTATTTCATGTCAGTTTCCTGTTTTGGGTTTGATTGCATTCAAGACCTCTGTCTGCATTTGTGACATTAGGAAGAAAACTTGACTTGAATACCGTTTTAATATCCTGCAGTGACTCTGATTCATCTCCCAGATTTGatggatgttttttgttttgttttgttttaatttggtttcatgaaaagaccttgcagcagactcGGAAGCGCAGAGCTGACAGTCACTGTCTGCGCTTTAAACTCCAGGAAGGCTGGATCCCACCGCCTCCTCCCCTTTCTGTAGAGCGGAGAACTCAGAGCGGCTGTGAATCCTAACTAGTCTGTAACGAGCTGTGGGAGGGAGGTGTCGTAAGGGCCTCGTTACTGGAGAAGTTCTCATCTCGCGCTCCAAACATGCCCACCCTGAGACCCATTTGCTGCAACACAGCTTCCCTTGCCGCTCGGCGTCGACCAACCCGTTTTGAGATTAAAGCGTCTGTTGGTTTCTGAATGCAGTGATCTTGTGCATGATTCTGTGTAAAAGTGTTTCTCATGCCATAGCCTTCAGTGATAAATCGACAATGTAAGCAGAGTAACTTGGCATTACAGTGTTGAAGTGGGTCCTGTGTTTTTGTTCCCCTTGATGAAAGGTGTTTTGACAGTTTTGCTCtacagtgtttaaaaaaatcttgCAGCAGTTTTCATTGAGTGTTTTAATGcatgcggtttttattttaacttttatttttttacttggtATTGTGGCTGAAACCATGCAGTTCATCTCACTGCTCTGAGCATTTCCCGATCCTGCTGTGCATTAACGTACCATGCTTGGAGCTCTGGTGCAAGGCTATCTCTGAGAGCGAGTTATGTGCATTGGAATGTGTGtcctgattttgtatttttttaattattttttaccaAAATCCATGTATAGATCAGAACTTGCAGCTGTTAATTACAATTGTTAATTATAGATTTTGTTTGTCATTGCTGAGAGAAATGGATTCACATCAAAAATGTTtaggtgacttttttttttcccccttcaagATCTAAAAATAATGGCCAGGGTTTTGTACTGAGAAGTGCTTGTAATATCTTATCTGCAGGTACACTGTGCTGTATTGATCTTTTCATGCTTTGTTTTTCCACTTCATTACCTGGCAAAATAAGATTTTAAGGGTTATGTTATTGCACTGAGTATGCAAGTGAAGGAACCCTTTGTAGACTTATTAGTTTAATGGGATGTGAGTGTTTCAGCAGCTCTGTTGAGACTCCTAGACGTccgctctatatatatatatatatatatatatatatatatataaaatgactcCCACAGAAGGCTTGATTCAGGCTGGttaaatttcattttaaaacgtGTCAATATGTTCATGTCTACCACTTTTCCTTTCTTGTACATAAACACTGTAAATAAAagcataatttaaatatttcactGGACATTTACTTCATTTTTAATTGCAACATCTTTTAGTTGCCAAATCCCCAAATGAAACTGCAGTGCTATGAATTACTAATTTGGTATGTGTGGTCCTACATTTATAATCTCCCAGCATATTTTACAGTATACTTGTAATTCAGTACTTGTTTTTTGTCAGGCAATTGCATGCAAGCTATACATAAGTAATCCAGTATTGAGTTTTTAAAGCTCGAAGGTTCTCTGAAAGATGCAATAGCATTGTTATTTTAAGGATTGGTTCTGTGACGCTTTTAGCTGTGGGAACAGGAAGGGGAGAACGCAGCCTTGTGCTTTGCAGTTCCATCTGTTCAGTTTGCAGCAGGTAGTGAACAATCCAGGAAATACCGGCTTTTTCTTGAATCTGTTGCTTTGTCAAAAACCTTAGTATGTTGAACATCCTTGTAGAGGAAATCAAATCTAGGCAAGAAATAAAACCGAAAGGACCATACTTTCCTCCTCCGATTGTATTCAATCATTAACCATACGAGACAAAATCTCTCTGTATTGCCATATGATTCTGACTACCTGGAGATCATCTCTAGTTGTCTGAACAATTGCTATGAAAAAAACATGTGCAGCAAAGCTGAACCTctgataattttacaaaaccaaAACTGAAATAATTCCTTACAATACAAATGAGACATTCAGCCATACAAACACTGTAACTCACACCCTGTAGCTCACACTGCTGTACTCACGATCCCGCCTGGAACATTTCTGACCAGCGGAGACGAGAGTCCACAGAGATGAGTGTGGAAGCGGCAGCCCTGGTTCTGTACTACTCTTGGTTAACGATGACAATTGCCTGTGTTGCAGCTCTGTTTATCTGGCTCTGGCAGCTTTCTGGGGCTGTGGATTTCTGCTACAGCACAGCAGGCAGGAGGACGGTCAGCCGGTTGATGAAATCCCCACTCCAAACACTAATAgatcatatttaaaacaaacatctttATTTTGATGTGGTGTTTATGAATGTGAAGTTGACAGCTTTTACATTACAGACCAGTTATTTCTGTTCTGGATAAGTGCAAGAGGCTGCTGTTTTTTGGACTGGCAAGTGGGACAGCTGAGCAATTCTGTTTTTTTGGTGTGACTCAGATCACCTGACCTTTTTTATTATCAAGAGTGAATTTCAAAGCAGAAGTTCCAGTTAATAATCCGCTAAAATCAATGGTGTGATGGCCTGGGAAAAACAACAGGATCATTAATATCAACACTCTGGCTTATGAGCATGGAATGTTAGGGGGCTTTAAAAGTGAACCTCGGCCAGTACAGCTCTTCTACACAATCTCGACTCTAGATGATTCTGACTCTCTg
The genomic region above belongs to Amia ocellicauda isolate fAmiCal2 chromosome 4, fAmiCal2.hap1, whole genome shotgun sequence and contains:
- the morf4l1 gene encoding mortality factor 4-like protein 1 isoform X1, whose amino-acid sequence is MAPKQDPKPKFQEGERVLCFHGPLLYEAKCVKVNIKDKQVKYFIHYSGWNKNWDEWVPESRVLKYVDTNLQKQKELQKANQEQYAEGKMRGVAPSKKIAAVQQKNVELKTKKNKQKTPGAGEGTSAGEMPQPPRKKRARVDPTVESEETFINRVEVKVKIPEELKPWLVDDWDLITRQKQVTEGLSGPREEGEKTRRAMLFHLPAKKNVDTVLEDYANYKKSRGSSDNKEYAVNEVVAGIREYFNVMLGTQLLYKFERPQYAEILADHPDAPMSQVYGAPHLLRLFVRIGAMLAYTPLDEKSLALLLNYLQDFLKYLVKNASTLFSAGDYEVAPPEYHRKAV
- the morf4l1 gene encoding mortality factor 4-like protein 1 isoform X2, which translates into the protein MAPKQDPKPKFQEGERVLCFHGPLLYEAKCVKVNIKDKQVKYFIHYSGWNKNWDEWVPESRVLKYVDTNLQKQKELQKANQEQYAEGKMRGVAPSKKIAAVQQKNVELKTKKNKQKTPGAGEGTSAGEMPQPPRKKRARVDPTVESEETFINRVEVKVKIPEELKPWLVDDWDLITRQKQLFHLPAKKNVDTVLEDYANYKKSRGSSDNKEYAVNEVVAGIREYFNVMLGTQLLYKFERPQYAEILADHPDAPMSQVYGAPHLLRLFVRIGAMLAYTPLDEKSLALLLNYLQDFLKYLVKNASTLFSAGDYEVAPPEYHRKAV